In Schizosaccharomyces osmophilus chromosome 1, complete sequence, the genomic window GTTTATGAAAAACGTTTGCATCAATATGGTATTCAGCCATGATTTACTAAGCACTCTTTTAATACAGTCTAAAAACGAACTGAGTTTTGCACTCAACAAGAATGTCTGAGGCCCTTTTTCAGGAAAACTAGATGAAACCTCTTTTTATGGAAAATTTTTTCCAGATTCCCCACTATAACTTCTTAAATCGTCTCGTAAGGGAAAAATGAGGTTAATGGTTTTGGTGGACGCTGAAGAGCGCGTTCCTTGGGGAAATACAACGGCGACGACATCCAAATTCAGAACAGATTATTCCGGATTTGAACCACTGGAAAgaagattttattaaattgaatttataAATTCTTGATTTACTATCATGACAGATATTGTTGAATTGCTGTCTTCTAATTTGCACTTTACTTATACCTTGGAACATCAAGCTATGTTGCTTGTTTCTTAACAAGCATGTTGAATACAGTATaatttgaaggaaaataaattggTTGTAACGTGTGGACGTATGAAATTCGCCCTTGGAGTTTGTCGTAAAGCTTTCTCGTCGACATATTATTCTTTCGTAATAACTATTTCTACGCGAAAAAACCTGTTTGGTGAATTACCTTGTTTTATCTACTAGAAGGGAAATGGTCGTGAGCAATCTTTTGACTCCAAGGATTGTTGGTTAATGATGGATAAGCAACATTCAGCTATATTGACTTTTGggcttttgttttgctctatatatttatttaaaagttCCTTTCGTGATTTCAATGAAAGCTTGCCAACGTAACATGGGTTGTATTAACTGAAGGTGGATTCAACAATAAGGAACACCACTTGTGATTCGtttcattgcttttttaattatatACAATGCTTTCCTTATGCGAGAATCATGCTAATTCCGTTTCCATGCGGATTTTTTTGCTGTAACTTTCATTTGCATAGCAGCTCCTTCATGTTATTAATCCCTACAGCctcaaaataaaagaaattacgAATCTATATGAGAAGAATAACTCTTAGGTCTCCTTTTCGTTGGACAATCTTTAATGGAAGATGTAATCTACTGTAAGGATTAGCTTGCTCTTTACGAAGAAATTGTTTCCATGGAATTGTCCTATATCAGAGACTTAGTATTgagtatttttttcttttatgtCTACTTTACTTAAGGagaaaattataaaaataaaaacagagcaaaacttttattcaaaacattttttgcggtttgttttcaatttttctcgGTTAAGTTAACTTTAAAAGGACTTGTGTTCGTTGAATTTAATCTGCTGGGTACTTGCGACCGAGCTTGATATGGCGGCAGGATGATACCGGGTTAGGCAAGACGCTTACAGCTATGCGTCTCAATTACATAAATGGAAGCAACCTGGTCGGTTTGCAAGTTAAAATCAATTGCTAATgattatattttgaaaCACAAAATCAGGAGCCTTGGCACTTACAAAGTTATCCCAAAACTCTTCGTAATTTGCATTAAAAAGTGATTTTTATCGTTGCAATTCAGTTCAAGTACCATGCCTTCGAACAGCTTATACGCTTCATTGTCAAGCCAATTTGATGCCACTAGGATTGAGACAGTCTTGGATCCTATGGGATATACAATCAAGCGTCGTGATGTTCCAGTGTGTCTTACAGTAGCTGGCTCTGATTGTAGTGGAGGTGCTGGAATTCAAGCGGATCTCAAAACCATGACAAGTTTAGGTGTCTATGGAATGAGTGCGATTTCCTGCGTAGTTGCAGAAAACGCAGAGAGAGTAgataaaattgaaaacatgTCTCCCTCCTTCGTCGAGTCCCAAATCGATTGTTGTCTTCGAGATGTTCCTTGTAATGTCGTTAAAACGGGAATGCTCTGTAACGTGGAGATTGTCAAGGTAGTCGTGAAGTCTGTTGTGAAATACAACATCAAAGAGCTTGTCGTTGACCCAGTAATGATTGCTACATCCGGTGATACTCTTTCAAATGAAGATATCGTAGACACTATTGTTAAAGACCTTCTTCCTGTAACAGCACTTATTACACCGAATATACCCGAAGCACTAGCTTTCGCCAGAAGCGTAAACGTCGACGTTCCCGAAGTcaattctatttcttcaatggAACAACTTGCTTCATTGATACATGGTTTTGGGACACGTTATGTTCTTTTAAAAGGTGGGCATATGCCACTCAATCAACTTGGGTTGAAGGCctcaaaagaagagcaagGTGAATCGGATCTTCAAGTGGTTGATATTTTATACGATGGAGAAACCTATCACCATTTTGCTTCAACATATTTAAAGCAAGGTGAAGTTCATGGTACAGGTTGTACCTTGTCCTCAGcaattgcttctttccTTGCTTGGGATCATAGTATGCTCGATTCTGTTCAGTTTGCCATTGATTACGTGCATGGTGCTATCTCCCAGAGTCCTCCCATAAATCTTTGTAGTACGAATTTGCTGAACCATATGAGCCGCCTACGGATCGCTCCTTTCGCTCCTGGCCactttttggaatattTGCTTAGCCATCCTAAGATACTTCCTGTCTGGAAAGAATATACTCACCATAACTTTACTAATATGTTAGCAAAAGGTAGTTTGCCTCTTTGTGCTTTTCAGGATTATCTCAAGCAAGATTACCTTTATTTACTTCAGTTCAGTCGTGCATATTCACTTAAAGGTTACAAGGAATCAACCTTTCTCGGAATATTTGAAGCAGCTCAGTCTGTATTTCATGTgcttcaagaaaaagagtttcACGTTTCCTTTTGCCAATCATATGGGATTACCATGGAGGATTTAAAAAGTTCTGAAGAAAGTCCAGCATGTACTGCGTATTCTCGATTTATTTTAGACACTGGCTCTCAGCAAGATTTGGCTGCTCTAGAGTTTGCGCAGGCTCCCTGCTTAATTGGTTACTATTTGGTTGCTCGTCGTCTAATGAAGGAGCCGTTCAGAGATGTCAACGGCCCCTATCAACGCTGGATCGACAATTATGTTTGCGAAGACTATTTCTCTGCAGTTCGCAGAGGATGCCGTCAACTTGAGGAAATTGTACTTACTCTTTCACCAGAACGAATTCAACAATTGGTTGAAGTGTTCATTCGTGCTACaaagtttgaaattttattttgggAAACCCCTTACCAAAAGTATGTTATTGAGCAAAACTTGAACGACCCTAGTCTTTAGATGCATAAACATTTGGCAAATGTTGGGGGCGATTTAGCTTCAATAATTACTCTAAagaattttgtttaaatAATGTATCAATTACTCGACGAACCAAATAATACCCTGATATGTTTCGTATGATTGAATGTTCACTATAGTCAGAACAAAAGTTGCCATATTATCTGCCAGTCAGCCTTGGAATTGGATTGATGTAAATTACACCTTGAAAACGACCAAGCAGTGGTTGCTTTGTCATGGAGACTTTACGAAGCAAGAAAGCAAACGATCGTTCTTTCTGGTAATGACTTTAAAATCATCACTATGTTGATTTTTCTAGAGATATCATAAATATCATGGTACAACAGTCTAAGTCTAGGCTACAGTTCAGCCATTTCGAGTATAAAGATGAGTGTGTAATTGTTTTGAGCTttaattaaattatttcttCACAAAACCGTAAAGTTGTAAAGTGGAAGTTTCGAAatataaatcaaaaaaataccaaaacTAGTGATACAAGAGTAGCCTCATCCTTCAAAGTGGGTGTTTTCCCCTTTCATCAAAGTGGTTGAAGGAGATTGTAATTAAACTGGGATTGAATATATTCTGATGCTATTCTCattaaacaagaaaatgaactGAAAATAGAAGAGAAGCTGTTtaacttttcatcatccGGCATAGATCtcctttttgctttaacATGCTTGCTAAAAGAATGCAGATTTATAGGAAGCAATGAATCATATTTACTTTACcaattctttatatatcttattttattctgctttttccaaCGCTCATTATCCTACAGGACAAATCCATATTTGATAATGAACTGGTTAAAATAATATTACCGCCGGCTATTATCCCTATTAGGGCTTGCTTTCTTCCAGATTTTTGTTAGTTGTATGTAAGCGAGATCCacaatatttatttttttacgaatgctctattaaaatttttttttaacttgCATTTTCTAGCTGTCTTTACTGTATATATTCGTTGCGTATTCCATTGGAAAGTCATTGAGCAAAAACGTTATAATAGAAAAGGGTGTATAGGAGAAGAGCCAGGTTTCAAGTTCTTATTTTATctgtatttatttctttcttaggCTCGCTTGGTACTTTATAGTTATATCCATTGGATCAACGATATAGAAATTACGGGTCAGCATGCTTTCTACCTGTATTACAGTTGCCGGATCAGACTGCAGCGGCGGTGCTGGTATTCAAGCAGATTTGAAGGTGTTTACAGCTCATTCTGTTTATGGTATGAGTGCTATTACCGCCATAACCTCACAAAACACCATTGGTGTTAATGGTGTACATTTAATACCAGCGCCCTTTGTCGAAAAACAGATAGATGCTTGTATGCTGGACGTTAAGTGCGACGTTATGAAAACTGGAATGCTATTTAATCCGGCAATATTAAAGGTTGCTATTGACATGATTGATCGCTACAAGCTCAAGGCCATTGTCGTGGATCCATTGATTGCTACACGGAAGGGCGTTTTGCTCGTTTTACCAGGTTACTTGGAACTATTTATAAAAGAGCTGATTCCAAGAGCTACCATTCTAACTCCAAACATCGCAGAGGCTAGTATATTATTAAAGCAAATGACTAATGAAACAGTCGAAATTCACCATGTCGACGATGTAAAGACATTGGGAGCCAAGTTGGTTGCTTCTGGTTGTAAAAGTGTCATCATTCGCTGTGAtggtatttcttttgataacgaattttttgtttgcaaagaTTCTTCAATGCCGTCCTCGTGGTATGTATACGTTTTATGTACTAGCGAGGTGCAGTTGATTGTACCTCAAAAATGGCTGTCGACAAAAATTGCAAAGGGGACAAGCTGTGCTTTATCTTCCGCCATTGCTGCTAACCTTGCTAATGAGGTGGATATACCAAACGCCGTTAAACGTTCCGTTGCTTATACTCAACACGCTCTTGAGTTTAGTTTCCATCTGGGGCGTGGAGCAAATTCTTTGGACTATTCTTCTAGCTACGGCTATTTACCATTTGAGGAAGGAGAAATCGTACGGTATTTAAGAAACCATCCACACCTATCAAAAGCGTggagttttctttatgaGCATTGCTTCTTGCAAAAGTTAAAGGACGCAACTTTGTCCATAGACgagtttaaaaaataccTAGCTCTCAAATATCACATGCTAATGAATAATGCTCAAGCTGCAGGCATGACAGcattctcttcttctaataTAGCTGTTATAGAACGCAGTGCCAAGATGATTCAGATCatcaaggaagaaaatgtaaTTCATCTGGAAATTTGCAAGCAGTATGGTCTAGCACCCGAGCAATTTGTGAATCGAAAACCTGCTTTTGTCAATGCACACGCTGCGTTTATTAATGATGTTGGACAACGTGAAGGTGTTCTTGGTATCCAGGTGGCTatgcttccttttcctttaattgTTCAAGATGTATTCTCAAAAATGGATACTTTACAGTCAGGCACTTTTAAGCCTTTTGTTGCTCATTGCAGGGATTTCGGAACTTTAGAGCATGGGAATAGTCTTTTGGATAACTTGGAAGCTGAAGCTTCTACCTTAAAACCtgaaaagattcaaaagatattaaaaatattgGAACAAAGTCTTTCGTTTGAGAAAGCGGCTCTTGACATTACTTTGGATAATGAAACTACTATATTTTAATCGCAAAATTACCTTTTACTTTCACTCGCTTTATCAAGCACTTTTAGTTTTAGATTTCTGATGGGCTGAAcacatttcttttcattgttaAATAACAAAATCCTCGTGATTTCGCataacttttatttttatttttgctttcgttCCTTTTACCAAGTTTATTTCATCCTACAAGTCTACTAATTTATTAAGCAGTTTACCCAACAACTTGTATACTAGGCTTCCAGGTAAATGaataatattttaatttttctatattatACCTTTTTaggagagaaaaaaaaagacatcAGTATAACATTGaatatcattttcattGGCCTTCGTTATTTCTGAAATTTGCCTCCAATTGTTGGTGAAAATTTTCTAGCTATATAAGGGCTGACCCCAGCCGATTAAGCCAACAAACCATTCCTTTACCATAACACCTTCTTACCCAAAAAAGTTTAAGATGTCTTACAGAGGAGATAGTTATAATAACCAAGACGGTGGCTATGGTGGCTATGGCAGAGGCTATTCAGACGGAGGTAATCGCGGTAATTATAGAGGAGGAGGCGGCGGCGGCGGTCGTTTCAACTCCTCTCGTGGATCCTACGGAGGCGGCAGAGATAACTTTTCATCTGGAGGCCGTAAGAACGACTTCTATGAGTCGGAAGCAGGTGCtaatttagaaaagaaggattgGACAAACGAAAGTTTGACCCCATTCCAGAAAGATTTTTATAAGGAGCATGAAGATGTTAGCAACCGTTCCGACGCTGAAGTCGACGCGTatcgtaaagaaaaggagaTTGTTATTCACGGTTTGAACGTACCCAAGCCAGTTACAAATTTCGATGAAGCTTGTTTCCCCAACTATGTTTTGAAGGAGGTTAAGCAATTGGGATTTGAAGCACCGACTGCCATTCAACAACAAGCCTGGCCGATGGCTATGTCTGGTCGTGATATGGTTGGTATTTCGGCTACTGGTTCTGGTAAGACTCTTACTTACTGTTTACCCGCAATCGTCCACATTAATGCTCAGCCATTGCTTGCTCCAGGTGATGGTCCCAttgttcttgttttggCTCCTACTCGTGAGTTAGCAGTCCAAATTCAAACTGAGTGCACCAAGTTCGGTCGCTCTTCTCGTATTCGTAACACTTGTGTTTATGGTGGTGTCCCTCGTGGTCCCCAAATTCGTGACTTAATTCGTGGTGTAGAAATTTGCATTGCTACTCCCGGTCGTCTTTTGGATATGCTTGATGCCAACAAGACTAATCTTCGTAGAGTTACTTACTTGGTTTTGGATGAAGCTGATCGAATGTTGGATATGGGTTTCGAACCTCAAATTCGTAAAATCGTTGACCAAATTCGTCCTGACCGTCAAACTTTGATGTTTTCCGCTACATGGCCTAAGGAGGTTCAACGTCTCGCTCGTGACTACTTGAATGATTACATTCAATGTACCGTTGGTTCTTTGGATTTGTCTGCTTCTCACACTATCAAACAAGTTATTCAAGTTGTTGACAATACTGAAAAGAGTGCACGTCTTGGCCGTGACATTGAAGATATTTTGAAGGAGCATGACAACAAggttttgattttcacAGGTACAAAGCGTGTTGCTGATGAAATTACCCGGTTTTTAAGACAAGATGGATGGCCCGCTCTTGCCATTCATGGTGACAAGGCCCAAGATGAGCGTGATTGGGTATTGGGAGAGTTCCGTTCAGGAAAGTCTCCTGTTATGGTTGCAACCGACGTTGCTTCCAGAGGTATAGGTAAGTAATTTATGGAcacttttacttttgtagGCGTTATAAAAGGGTTTGATGCCCTGCTACCTTCGTGTTACTAGCGGAAGGTTTAATCAGAAGATGCCTTCAATTTGTGCGGTGGCATTGTATTTGAGGCATTACATGAATTTTCATGCTGGGGCTTACTATGAGTAGGCTCTCAGTTATTGTTAGTTCGACTCAAAAACGTGCTagtcttttccttttcgaAGAAAAGGGGGAGAAGATTAAGAGGAGATTATGGTCATCTGAATCATGAATAGTGtgtgctttttttgtgaaagCTCGATGGCGCGTGTGATTGGTTTCATTGGGATTAACAAGGTCTCGTTTACAGTGTTGGGGTATCAATACAGGGGCTGAATTTCTCTGGAGGCTTTGAAACCAGCGATTTTACAGTGCCGAGCCTTGAAACCCAGATTGTTCTTGACTACTTGCTTTGAAAACCACACTGGATGATTAAAGCCTATTCTCTTCTTGAACTTTGAACATTTGGCAAACAATTTACCTGAAAGATATGGTCAATTTGCTGTGAACATCTTTTGATTAAACTTGCAGATTAGGTAGCAGATTAGAAGGATTGATGCGTTGTTGACTCTGTATTTGATGCTATAAGTAGGTCGAATGCGGATCGATTCTCATTGAAAGTTGAACGAAAAGACATGATCTGGGTATAATGAGGAATGTCTCATCAAACTTATACCTATTGAATGCCAGCATGAAGTGAAAGAATCTGCCCAATAGGGTTATTACTAACAGAATATAGATGTGAAAGGAATTACTCACGTCATTAATTATGACTTCCCTGGAAACACTGAAGATTATGTTCATCGTATTGGACGTACTGGTCGTGCTGGCGCTAAGGGTACCGCTTACACGTACTTCACTTCTGAC contains:
- a CDS encoding phosphomethylpyrimidine kinase, giving the protein MPSNSLYASLSSQFDATRIETVLDPMGYTIKRRDVPVCLTVAGSDCSGGAGIQADLKTMTSLGVYGMSAISCVVAENAERVDKIENMSPSFVESQIDCCLRDVPCNVVKTGMLCNVEIVKVVVKSVVKYNIKELVVDPVMIATSGDTLSNEDIVDTIVKDLLPVTALITPNIPEALAFARSVNVDVPEVNSISSMEQLASLIHGFGTRYVLLKGGHMPLNQLGLKASKEEQGESDLQVVDILYDGETYHHFASTYLKQGEVHGTGCTLSSAIASFLAWDHSMLDSVQFAIDYVHGAISQSPPINLCSTNLLNHMSRLRIAPFAPGHFLEYLLSHPKILPVWKEYTHHNFTNMLAKGSLPLCAFQDYLKQDYLYLLQFSRAYSLKGYKESTFLGIFEAAQSVFHVLQEKEFHVSFCQSYGITMEDLKSSEESPACTAYSRFILDTGSQQDLAALEFAQAPCLIGYYLVARRLMKEPFRDVNGPYQRWIDNYVCEDYFSAVRRGCRQLEEIVLTLSPERIQQLVEVFIRATKFEILFWETPYQKYVIEQNLNDPSL
- a CDS encoding phosphomethylpyrimidine kinase; the encoded protein is MLSTCITVAGSDCSGGAGIQADLKVFTAHSVYGMSAITAITSQNTIGVNGVHLIPAPFVEKQIDACMLDVKCDVMKTGMLFNPAILKVAIDMIDRYKLKAIVVDPLIATRKGVLLVLPGYLELFIKELIPRATILTPNIAEASILLKQMTNETVEIHHVDDVKTLGAKLVASGCKSVIIRCDGISFDNEFFVCKDSSMPSSWYVYVLCTSEVQLIVPQKWLSTKIAKGTSCALSSAIAANLANEVDIPNAVKRSVAYTQHALEFSFHLGRGANSLDYSSSYGYLPFEEGEIVRYLRNHPHLSKAWSFLYEHCFLQKLKDATLSIDEFKKYLALKYHMLMNNAQAAGMTAFSSSNIAVIERSAKMIQIIKEENVIHLEICKQYGLAPEQFVNRKPAFVNAHAAFINDVGQREGVLGIQVAMLPFPLIVQDVFSKMDTLQSGTFKPFVAHCRDFGTLEHGNSLLDNLEAEASTLKPEKIQKILKILEQSLSFEKAALDITLDNETTIF
- the dbp2 gene encoding ATP-dependent RNA helicase Dbp2, producing MSYRGDSYNNQDGGYGGYGRGYSDGGNRGNYRGGGGGGGRFNSSRGSYGGGRDNFSSGGRKNDFYESEAGANLEKKDWTNESLTPFQKDFYKEHEDVSNRSDAEVDAYRKEKEIVIHGLNVPKPVTNFDEACFPNYVLKEVKQLGFEAPTAIQQQAWPMAMSGRDMVGISATGSGKTLTYCLPAIVHINAQPLLAPGDGPIVLVLAPTRELAVQIQTECTKFGRSSRIRNTCVYGGVPRGPQIRDLIRGVEICIATPGRLLDMLDANKTNLRRVTYLVLDEADRMLDMGFEPQIRKIVDQIRPDRQTLMFSATWPKEVQRLARDYLNDYIQCTVGSLDLSASHTIKQVIQVVDNTEKSARLGRDIEDILKEHDNKVLIFTGTKRVADEITRFLRQDGWPALAIHGDKAQDERDWVLGEFRSGKSPVMVATDVASRGIDVKGITHVINYDFPGNTEDYVHRIGRTGRAGAKGTAYTYFTSDNSKQAKELIGILREAKQEIDPKLEEMVRYSGGGRFGGGYRRGGGYGRGGGGFRRGGGGGYGGRGRSFTGSNNQPLSHSKW